A window from Diachasmimorpha longicaudata isolate KC_UGA_2023 chromosome 5, iyDiaLong2, whole genome shotgun sequence encodes these proteins:
- the Beta-spec gene encoding spectrin beta chain isoform X4 codes for MTTDISVVRTGWDPTLQQEIVDEYEYDGGNSSSRLFERSRIKALAGERETVQKKTFQKWVNSHLVRCSCRIGDLYVDLRDGKMLIKLLEILSGERLPRPTKGKMRIHCLENVDKALQFLREQRVHLENMGSHDIVDGNPRLSLGLIWTIILRFQIQDITIKETPNQETKSAKDALLLWCQMKTAGYHNVNVRNFTTSWRDGLAFNAIIHKHRPDLIQFDRLSRSNAIYNLNNAFNVAEDKLGLTKLLDAEDIFVDHPDEKSIITYVVTYYHSFSKMKQDTVHGKRIGKVVGIAMENDRMIHEYESMTSDLLRWIEGTIEALGDRNFANSLVGVQSQLSQFSNYRTIEKPPKFVEKGNLEVLLFTLQSKMRANNQKPYLPKEGKMISDINKAWERLEKAEHERELALREELIRQEKLEQLAARFNRKASMRETWLSENQRLVSQDNFGFDLAAVEAAAKKHEAIETDIFAYEERVQAVMAVSQELEAENYHDILKINERKVNVLRLWNYLLELLRARRMRLELSLQLQQNFQEMLYILDSMEELKQRLLTDDYGKHLMGVEDLLQKHSLVEADINVLGERVKAVVQQSQRFLEPGEDYRPCDPAIIVERVQQLEDAYSELVRLAVERRARLEESRKLWQFYWDMADEENWIKEKEQIVSTGDIGHDLTTINLLLSKHKALENEIQSHDAQLMSVAAIGDELVRQEHFGSRSIQERLKEILSMWNHLLDLAAFRRKRLEEAVDFHQLFADADDIDIWMLDTLRLVSSEDVGRDEANVQSLLKKHKDVTDELKNYAATIEQLHQQASGLGEHDAKSPEVLERLASIDSRYKELLELAKLRKQRLLDALSLYKLFSESDGVEQWIGEKNRMLDTMVPAKDIEDVEIMKHRYDGFEKEMNSNASRVAVVNQLARQLLHVEHPNSTEIVKRQNELNQKWADLREKAEGKREALNSAHGVQTFHIECRETVSWIEDKKRILQQTDSLEMDLTGVMTLQRRLSGMERDLAAIQAKLDALEKEAQSIEQEHPEEAALIRERITQIQTIWEELTQMLKERDAKLEEAGDLHRFLRDLDHFQTWLTKTQTDVASEDTPTSLADAEKLLTQHQNIKEEIDNYTDDYTKMMEYGERLTAEAGDGDTQYMFLRERLNALKMGWEELHQMWANRQNLLSNSLNLQVFDRDARQAEVLLSQQEHHLAKDETPSNFEQAENMIKRHEAFMTTMDANDEKINSVVQFAARLVDEGHFAADKVKKKAENINDRRNINHEKANQLMEKLRDQLQLQMFLQDCEELGEWVQEKHITAQDETYRSAKTVHSKWTRHQAFEAEIASNKDRLEQLQRAAEELISQKPELTDVIKPKVSELADQFEELETTTHDKGERLFDANREVLIHQTCDDIDSWMNELEKQIESTDTGSDLASVNILMQKQQMIETQMAVKARQVTELDKQAEHLQRTTPDDKMEEIKFKKEKVAQRFAQLKEPLVDRQRQLEKKKEAFQFRRDVEDEKLWIAEKMPQATSTEYGNSLFNVHMLKKKNQSLRTEIENHEPRINAVCNNGQKLIDEGHEATPEFQRLISELNEKWRELKEAIGDRNKHLLQNEKAQQYFFDSTEAESWMSEQELYMMVEDRGKDEISAQNLMKKHESLEHAVEDYAETIRQLGETARQLINDQHPLADQIAVKQSQVDKLYAGLKDLAGERRAKLDEALQLFMLNREVDDLEQWINERELVAGSQELGQDYDHVTLLWERFKEFARDTETIGSERVAAVNGIADSLIATGHSDAATIAEWKDGLNEVWQDLLELIETRTQMLAASRELHKFFHDCKDVLGRILEKQNAMSDELGRDAGSVSALQRKHGNFIQDLSTLQNQVTQIQEESSKLQASYAGDKASEITNREAEVVAAWNNLQALCEGRKAKLEDTGDLFRFFNMVRTLMIWMDDVIRQMNTSEKPRDVSGVELLMNNHQSLKAEIDTREDNLLTCINLGKDLLARNHYASSQIKEKLTALTDHRNALLHRWEERWENLQLILEVYQFARDAAVAEAWLIAQEPYLMSQELGHTIDEVENLIKKHEAFEKSAAAQEERFSALERLTTFELKELKRREQEREEEERRKKEEAAAAEAARLAKATPVTSPDEPTSERAEADGVTSGERGDDDHAPKGSGSESGTLKRKERSRSKSPFRSFRWKKSPKSPSLDRSGVSDDEHSFHEARSPSDDEYEGTLSRKHEWESTTKKASNRSWDKVYMVIRGQTLVAYKDLKSCKSSPDQTYKGEAPFDLRSATIVVASDYTKKKHVFRVKSQGGSDFLFQAKDDTEMNEWVAVLNQAAQGTSGASTSRAHTLPAPTQAETKRRSFFTLKKN; via the exons ATGACGACCGACATCTCAGTGGTGCGTACGGGATGGGATCCTACGCTACAACAGGAGATTGTCGACGAGTACGAATACGATGGAGGAAATTCGAGTTCAAGATTATTCGAACGATCGCGAATCAAGGCGTTAGCCG GTGAACGTGAAACAGTACAAAAGAAAACATTTCAAAAATGGGTCAATTCCCATTTAGTCCGTTGCTCCTGTCGAATAGGCGATCTTTACGTCGACCTTCGCGACGGAAAAATGCTGATAAAACTCCTTGAAATTCTCTCCGGTGAGCGTCTCCCCCGTCCAACAAAAGGCAAAATGAGAATTCACTGCCTTGAAAATGTGGATAAAGCCCTGCAGTTTCTTCGAGAGCAGCGTGTACATCTGGAGAACATGGGTTCCCACGACATTGTGGATGGAAATCCTCGGTTGTCCCTCGGTCTCATCTGGACAATAATCCTTCGTTTCCAGATCCAAGACATTACCATCAAGGAAACACCCAATCAAGAGACTAAATCCGCAAAGGATGCCTTGTTACTCTGGTGCCAGATGAAAACAGCTGGCTATCACAACGTTAATGTCAGAAATTTTACGACTTCCTGGCGAGACGGATTGGCATTCAATGCTATTATTCACAAACATCGTCCCGATTTGATTCAATTCGACAGACTATCAAGGTCAAATGCAATCTACAACTTGAACAATGCATTCAATGTCGCTGAGGACAAACTTGGTCTCACAAAGCTCCTCGATGCTGAGGACATATTCGTTGATCATcctgatgaaaaatcaattatcactTACGTCGTGACCTACTATCACTCCTTCTCGAAGATGAAGCAGGACACTGTTCATGGTAAGCGTATTGGCAAGGTAGTGGGTATAGCAATGGAGAATGATCGGATGATTCACGAGTATGAGAGCATGACAAGTGATCTCCTGCGTTGGATCGAGGGAACCATTGAGGCCCTAGGGGATAGAAACTTTGCTAACTCCCTGGTGGGAGTTCAATCACAGCTGTCACAGTTCTCCAATTACAGAACAATCGAGAAGCCACCGAAGTTCGTGGAAAAGGGTAATCTAGAAGTGCTTTTGTTCACCCTTCAGTCGAAGATGAGGGCCAACAATCAGAAGCCCTATTTACCAAAAGAAGGAAAGATGATATCTGATATCAATAAGGCCTGGGAGAGACTCGAGAAGGCCGAGCACGAGCGAGAGCTTGCTCTTCGTGAAGAACTCATACGCCAGGAGAAGCTTGAACAGTTGGCAGCGAGATTCAATAGAAAGGCGAGCATGAGGGAGACTTGGTTATCTGAGAACCAGAGACTTGTTTCCCAGGATAACTTTGGATTTGACCTTGCTGCGGTGGAAGCAGCTGCTAAGAAACACGAAGCCATTGAAACAGATATATTTGCTTATGAAGAACGAGTTCAGGCTGTCATGGCCGTGTCTCAAGAGTTAGAAGCTGAGAACTATCACGATATTCTGAAGATCAATGAGAGGAAGGTGAATGTCCTTCGTCTCTGGAATTATCTCCTCGAACTCCTCAGAGCTAGAAGAATGAGACTAGAACTGTCCCTTCAGCTTCAACAGAACTTCCAGGAGATGCTGTACATATTGGATAGCATGGAGGAACTCAAGCAGAGACTTTTAACTGATGACTATGGTAAGCATTTGATGGGAGTGGAGGATCTGCTGCAGAAGCACTCACTTGTGGAAGCCGATATAAATGTCCTTGGCGAACGTGTGAAGGCAGTCGTCCAGCAGAGCCAGAGATTCCTGGAACCAGGGGAGGACTATCGTCCCTGTGATCCGGCGATAATCGTTGAGCGTGTACAGCAGCTTGAGGATGCTTACTCAGAGCTAGTTCGTCTTGCTGTTGAACGTCGAGCTAGACTCGAGGAATCCAGAAAGCTCTGGCAATTCTACTGGGATATGGCTGACGAGGAGAACTGGATTAAGGAGAAGGAGCAAATTGTTTCCACTGGAGACATTGGTCACGACCTCACGACAATTAATCTTCTGTTATCCAAGCACAAGGCATTGGAGAATGAGATACAATCCCATGACGCACAACTCATGTCAGTGGCTGCTATTGGTGATGAGCTCGTTCGTCAAGAGCACTTCGGTTCACGCAGCATTCAAGAAAGACTCAAGGAGATTCTCTCCATGTGGAATCACCTGCTGGATTTGGCCGCCTTCAGGCGTAAGCGTCTGGAGGAAGCCGTTGATTTCCATCAACTTTTCGCTGATGCTGATGACATCGACATCTGGATGCTGGATACATTGAGACTTGTCTCGTCTGAAGATGTCGGTAGGGATGAGGCTAATGTTCAGTCACTTTTGAAAAAGCACAAGGATGTTACTGATGAGCTAAAGAACTACGCTGCAACCATCGAACAACTTCATCAACAGGCGTCTGGCCTTGGTGAGCACGATGCTAAATCTCCGGAAGTACTTGAAAGACTCGCATCTATCGATTCTCGTTACAAGGAACTACTGGAGCTTGCTAAACTACGAAAACAGAGACTCCTGGATGCATTGTCATTATACAAGCTCTTTAGTGAGTCTGACGGTGTTGAGCAGTGGATTGGTGAGAAAAATCGTATGTTGGATACAATGGTACCAGCCAAGGATATCGAGGATGTGGAGATAATGAAGCATCGTTATGATGGCTTTGAGAAAGAGATGAATTCTAATGCATCGAGAGTTGCTGTTGTCAATCAACTTGCTAGACAGCTTCTACACGTTGAACATCCCAACTCGACGGAAATTGTCAAGCGTCAGAATGAGCTCAATCAGAAATGGGCCGATTTGAGAGAGAAGGCTGAGGGTAAACGTGAGGCACTTAATTCAGCACATGGTGTCCAGACATTCCACATTGAGTGTCGTGAGACTGTCTCCTGGATTGAAGATAAGAAGAGAATTCTTCAGCAGACTGATAGCCTGGAGATGGATCTTACTGGGGTCATGACCCTTCAGAGAAGACTCAGCGGCATGGAGAGAGATTTGGCTGCCATTCAGGCAAAGCTGGATGCCCTGGAGAAAGAGGCGCAGTCCATTGAGCAAGAGCATCCTGAGGAGGCTGCTTTGATTCGTGAGAGAATTACTCAAATTCAAACCATATGGGAGGAGCTCACTCAGATGCTCAAGGAACGTGATGCCAAGCTCGAGGAGGCTGGCGATCTTCATAGATTCCTTCGTGATCTCGATCACTTCCAGACTTGGCTCACCAAGACTCAAACTGATGTCGCCAGTGAGGACACACCAACCAGTCTCGCTGACGCTGAAAAACTTCTCACTCAGCATCAAAACATCAAGGAGGAAATTGATAACTATACTGATGATTACACCAAGATGATGGAGTACGGTGAGAGATTGACTGCTGAGGCTGGAGATGGAGATACTCAGTACATGTTCCTTCGTGAACGTCTTAATGCCCTGAAGATGGGATGGGAGGAATTGCACCAGATGTGGGCAAACAGGCAAAACTTACTATCAAATTCTCTCAATCTTCAGGTGTTTGATCGTGACGCAAGGCAGGCTGAAGTCCTCTTGTCACAGCAGGAGCATCATCTCGCCAAGGACGAGACCCCCTCGAACTTCGAGCAAGCTGAGAACATGATAAAACGTCATGAGGCCTTCATGACCACAATGGACGCTAACGACGAGAAAATTAACTCAGTCGTTCAATTTGCGGCTAGACTCGTTGATGAGGGCCACTTTGCAGCCGATAAAGTGAAGAAGAAGGCTGAGAATATCAACGATAGGAGAAATATCAATCATGAGAAGGCTAATCAGCTGATGGAGAAGCTGAGAGATCAGCTACAGCTACAAATGTTCCTCCAGGACTGCGAAGAACTTGGTGAATGGGTGCAGGAGAAGCACATAACAGCACAGGACGAGACGTACAGAAGTGCGAAGACAGTTCACAGCAAGTGGACTCGCCATCAAGCCTTCGAGGCTGAAATAGCAAGTAACAAGGATCGTTTGGAGCAACTGCAACGCGCTGCTGAAGAACTCATCAGCCAGAAGCCCGAGCTCACTGACGTCATCAAGCCCAAAGTATCTGAACTTGCTGATCAGTTTGAGGAACTCGAAACAACAACTCACGATAAGGGAGAACGTCTGTTCGATGCTAATCGCGAAGTTCTCATCCACCAGACCTGCGATGACATTGACTCCTGGATGAATGAGCTTGAGAAGCAGATTGAGAGCACTGATACTGGATCAGATCTTGCATCTGTCAACATTCTCATGCAGAAGCAGCAGATGATCGAGACCCAGATGGCGGTGAAGGCTCGTCAAGTGACTGAATTGGATAAGCAAGCTGAGCATCTCCAACGTACAACTCCAGATGATAAAATGGAAGAGATCAAATTCAAGAAGGAGAAGGTCGCACAACGATTCGCCCAGCTCAAAGAGCCCCTCGTCGATCGTCAACGACAGCTGGAGAAGAAGAAGGAAGCCTTCCAGTTCCGTCGTGATGTTGAGGATGAGAAACTCTGGATCGCCGAGAAGATGCCACAGGCAACAAGTACAGAGTACGGAAATTCTCTGTTCAACGTGCACATGCTGAAGAAGAAGAACCAGTCCCTCCGAACAGAGATTGAGAATCACGAGCCAAGGATCAACGCTGTTTGCAACAATGGCCAGAAATTAATagacgagggtcacgaggccACTCCAGAATTCCAACGTCTCATTTCCGAGCTTAACGAGAAGTGGCGTGAACTGAAGGAAGCTATCGGTGATCGCAACAAGCACTTGTTGCAGAATGAAAAAGCCCAGCAGTACTTCTTTGATTCGACAGAAGCTGAATCCTGGATGAGTGAACAAGAGCTTTACATGATGGTTGAGGATCGTGGAAAGGACGAGATCTCTGCCCAGAACTTGATGAAGAAGCACGAGTCCTTGGAGCATGCTGTTGAGGACTATGCAGAGACCATCAGGCAGCTTGGCGAGACAGCTCGACAATTGATCAACGATCAGCATCCGCTGGCCGATCAGATAGCTGTAAAGCAATCCCAGGTTGATAAACTATATGCTGGACTGAAGGACCTCGCAGGGGAGAGACGAGCAAAACTCGATGAAGCTCTACAACTCTTCATGCTGAACCGCGAGGTCGATGATTTGGAGCAGTGGATCAATGAGCGAGAACTGGTGGCTGGTAGCCAGGAGCTCGGCCAGGACTACGACCATGTGACACTTCTCTgggagagattcaaggagtttGCCAGGGATACCGAGACCATTGGCTCAGAGAGAGTAGCTGCTGTGAATGGTATTGCTGATTCACTGATTGCAACAGGACACTCTGATGCTGCCACTATTGCAGAATGGAAGGACGGGCTCAACGAGGTCTGGCAAGATCTTCTTGAGCTCATTGAGACAAGGACACAGATGCTGGCGGCCAGTCGGGAACTGCACAAGTTCTTCCATGATTGTAAGGACGTTCTTGGAAGGATCTTGGAGAAGCAAAACGCAATGTCTGATGAGCTTGGACGTGATGCTGGATCTGTCTCGGCACTTCAACGTAAACATGGAAATTTCATTCAGGATCTATCGACACTGCAGAATCAGGTGACGCAAATTCAAGAGGAGTCGTCTAAGTTGCAGGCCAGTTATGCTGGTGACAAGGCCAGTGAGATTACTAACAGGGAGGCTGAGGTGGTAGCAGCTTGGAATAATCTCCAGGCACTTTGTGAGGGACGAAAAGCCAAGCTTGAGGACACCGGGGATCTCTTTAGATTCTTTAATATGGTCAGGACACTCATGATATGGATGGACGATGTCATCAGACAGATGAATACTTCGGAAAAGCCCAGAGATGTTTCCGGGGTTGAGTTGTTGATGAATAATCATCAGAGTTTGAAGGCTGAAATTGATACCAGGGAGGATAATCTGCTGACGTGCATCAATCTAGGAAAGGATTTGTTGGCCAGAAATCATTATGCCAGCTCGCAGATTAAGGAAAAATTGACAGCCCTGACTGATCACAGAAATGCATTGTTGCATCGATGGGAGGAACGCTGGGAGAATCTTCAGTTGATTTTGGAAGTCTATCAGTTTGCTAGggatgctgctgttgctgagGCCTGGCTTATTGCTCAGGAGCCGTATCTCATGAGTCAGGAGTTGGGGCACACTATTGATGAAGTCGAGAATCTCATCAAGAAACACGAGGCATTCGAGAAATCGGCAGCTGCACAGGAGGAACGTTTCAGTGCCTTGGAACGACTTACCACG TTCGAGCTGAAAGAATTGAAGAGACGAGAGCAAGAAcgtgaggaggaggagagacGCAAGAAGGAGGAAGCAGCAGCAGCTGAGGCAGCAAGATTGGCTAAAGCCACACCAGTAACGAGTCCGGATGAACCCACGAGTGAACG AGCCGAAGCAGACGGTGTGACGAGTGGTGAACGCGGAGACGACGATCACG CTCCAAAGGGTAGCGGCTCGGAGTCTGGTACCCTGAAACGTAAGGAGAGAAGTCGCAGCAAGTCGCCATTCAGAAGTTTCCGATggaaaaaatcaccaaaatcACCGAGTTTAGATCGTAGCGGTGTGAGCGATGATGAGCATAGTTTTCACG AAGCTAGAAGCCCATCTGATGATGAATACGAGGGCACATTATCACGTAAACACGAGTGGGAGAGCACGACGAAGAAAGCGTCAAATCGCTCATGGGATAAAGTGTACATGGTCATAAGAGGACAAACTCTGGTGGCTTATAAGGACCTGAAGAGTTGTAAATCATCTCCAGACCAGACTTACAAGGGTGAGGCGCCTTTTGATCTTCGAAGCGCTACTATTGTCGTTGCCAGCGATTATACGAAGAAGAAACATGTCTTCCGGGTGAA GTCACAAGGTGGATCAGACTTCCTGTTCCAAGCTAAAGACGACACTGAGATGAATGAATGGGTGGCAGTTTTAAATCAGGCGGCCCAGGGAACATCAGGTGCTAGCACGTCCAGGGCACACACCCTTCCAGCACCTACACAAGCTGAGACAAAACGACGCAGCTTCTTCACTCTCAAGAAAAA cTAA